One Fundulus heteroclitus isolate FHET01 unplaced genomic scaffold, MU-UCD_Fhet_4.1 scaffold_47, whole genome shotgun sequence DNA segment encodes these proteins:
- the LOC105926638 gene encoding glucagon receptor, with product MGRTLNIKALIPLLFFMLPKTASGKVLEQTYLKWVQYKQDCVEKIKHEPLPQEGLFCNRTFDSYACWPDTPAGSMVNVSCPFYLPWFDKVSQGFVRRRCGSNGLWETDESGHVWRDISECEEETEVVSQELWLKRLMVGFRTLYTVGYSLSLSTLIMALIIILSFRKLHCTRNYIHANLFLSFILRAVAVIVKDAMLDRHLGRDIAKHTDVAEMLSHQAAIGCRIAQVMMQYCVLANHYWFFGEAIYLYSVLISCVFTDNNKYLPYLCLGWGTPLVFVVPWVVMKVLKENKECWAVNENMNYWWIIRLPVLAASLINFLIFMKILGVIFSKLRGNIHSRYPDYKLRLAKATLTLIPLFGIHEVIFIFATDEQTTGVLRYIKVFFTLFISSFQGLLVAVLYCYANKEVQTELRRKFRSWRTETAIFVQ from the exons ATGGGAAGGACACTCAACATAAAAGCTTTGATTCCACTGCTGTTCTTCATGCTGCCAAAG ACGGCCAGCGGGAAAGTTTTAGAGCAGACCTATCTGAAGTGGGTTCAGTATAAACAGGACTGTGtcgaaaaaataaaacacgagCCTCTGCCGCAAG AGGGCTTGTTCTGCAACAGGACGTTTGACAGCTATGCCTGCTGGCCGGACACTCCTGCAGGCTCCATGGTCAACGTCTCGTGTCCTTTCTACCTGCCCTGGTTTGACAAAG TGTCTCAGGGATTTGTGCGTAGGCGATGCGGGTCCAACGGACTCTGGGAGACGGATGAAAGCGGCCATGTGTGGAGGGACATCAGCGAGTGTGAGGAGGAAACAGAGGTGGTGTCTCAGGAG CTCTGGCTCAAACGGCTGATGGTGGGCTTCAGGACGTTGTACACCGTCGGCTATTCCCTGTCCCTGTCCACACTCATCATGGCTCTGATCATCATTTTGAGCTTCAG GAAACTGCACTGCACCAGGAACTACATCCACGCCAACCTGTTCCTGTCCTTCATCCTGCGAGCCGTGGCGGTCATTGTGAAGGACGCCATGCTGGATCGACACCTAGGGAGAGATATAGCCAAACACACCGATGTAGCTGAGATGCTCAGTCATCAG GCTGCCATCGGCTGCCGGATTGCTCAGGTCATGATGCAGTACTGCGTCTTGGCCAATCACTACTGGTTCTTTGGAGAGGCAATATATTTGTACTCTGTGCTCATTTCCTGTGTGTTCACCGACAACAACAAATACCTGCCTTACCTCTGCCTAGGCTGGG GTACCCCCCTTGTGTTTGTGGTCCCCTGGGTGGTGATGAAGGTcctgaaggaaaacaaaga ATGTTGGGCCGTGAATGAGAACATGAACTACTGGTGGATCATTCGCCTCCCAGTGCTTGCAGCCTCGCTC ATCAACTTCTTGATTTTTATGAAGATCCTCGGGGTGATTTTCTCCAAGCTACGAGGCAACATTCACAGTCGATATCCAGATTACAAACTACG GTTGGCCAAGGCTACCCTCACCCTCATCCCTCTGTTTGGGATTCACGAGGTGATTTTCATCTTCGCCACCGATGAGCAGACAACAGGGGTACTGCGCTACATAAAAgtcttttttactctttttatcAGTTCCTTTCAG GGCCTACTGGTGGCTGTGCTCTACTGCTACGCAAACAAAGAG GTGCAGACAGAGCTGAGGAGGAAGTTTCGCAGCTGGAGGACAGAGACAGCGATTTTTGTGCAGTGA